Proteins encoded by one window of Desulfobacterales bacterium:
- a CDS encoding RNA methyltransferase: MSDRVMLQHVSIVLHRPRISENIGAAARAMQNMGIGRLIVVAPQQLDLERVRMMATHAAAGVVEKMQVFSDLREALAPFQFVAGTTARLGGQRPVLKSPAKLAESLIPLSHHNQVAILFGPEDRGLSNEDLCNCHDLVHIPTAAFSSLNLAQAVMIVCYEIFLAAREEKTAFIPRVASRHELEGMYAQLKEILVRISFINPDNPDYWMNNLRRFFNRLPLRAKEVSIIRGICRQIDWYGGKCYRDGLKDRKLDQGQDPEAG, encoded by the coding sequence ATGTCTGACCGGGTGATGCTTCAGCATGTCTCCATCGTGCTGCATCGGCCGCGGATTTCTGAAAATATCGGGGCTGCCGCCCGTGCCATGCAAAACATGGGAATCGGCCGGTTGATTGTGGTTGCGCCGCAACAGCTCGATCTGGAGCGGGTCCGGATGATGGCAACCCATGCGGCTGCCGGGGTCGTTGAAAAAATGCAGGTTTTTAGCGACCTCAGGGAAGCGTTGGCTCCGTTTCAATTTGTGGCCGGAACCACCGCACGGCTGGGGGGCCAGCGGCCGGTATTAAAATCACCCGCAAAACTGGCCGAAAGCCTGATTCCCCTTTCACACCACAACCAGGTGGCCATCCTGTTCGGCCCCGAGGATCGGGGACTTTCCAATGAGGATCTATGCAACTGCCATGACTTGGTCCATATTCCCACAGCGGCGTTCTCTTCCCTCAATCTGGCCCAGGCCGTCATGATCGTATGTTATGAAATTTTCCTTGCCGCCCGGGAAGAAAAAACGGCGTTTATTCCCCGGGTGGCCAGTCGCCACGAACTTGAAGGCATGTACGCGCAGTTAAAGGAAATACTGGTCCGGATCAGCTTTATCAATCCGGATAACCCTGACTACTGGATGAACAATTTGCGGCGCTTTTTCAACCGCCTGCCGCTGCGGGCCAAGGAAGTCAGCATCATCCGGGGGATCTGCCGCCAGATCGACTGGTATGGCGGGAAATGTTATAGAGACGGTCTGAAAGACCGCAAGCTCGACCAAGGGCAGGACCCGGAAGCCGGGTAA